The Dethiosulfovibrio peptidovorans DSM 11002 genome has a window encoding:
- a CDS encoding ATP-NAD kinase family protein: protein MKTVGFIVNPVAGMGGAVGLKGTDGPEILERAIALGAVPKAKERAISVLRGLIDLNGVRWITCPGPMGEEAFLSLGMDFEVLGGDFAIPTTGRDTAFAIEKMIEMNVDLLSFVGGDGTARDVASVIGDRIPVVGIPGGVKLHSAVFAKTPLKAGEILERYIRGRIDDFRLAEVMDIDEKAFRDGRLSASLYGYMRVPVSPEGMQSKKSGRHRESSSFRLKELACYVASSMDEDVIYLLGSGSTVKGLSDYLGIDGTLLGVDAVIGGRMIGKDMTEEEIRKAIEATSLRVAMILSPIGGQGFLLGRGNQQLSPDIVRSVGKEGISVIATPEKMEALFGKPLLVDTGDRELDEDLKGFVSVIVGDSRELIWPLE, encoded by the coding sequence TTGAAAACCGTCGGTTTTATAGTCAACCCCGTCGCAGGAATGGGAGGGGCGGTGGGACTAAAGGGAACCGATGGCCCGGAGATCCTGGAGCGGGCCATCGCTTTGGGTGCTGTCCCTAAGGCGAAGGAAAGGGCGATCTCAGTCCTGAGAGGATTGATAGATCTCAATGGGGTTCGATGGATAACCTGTCCCGGTCCTATGGGTGAGGAGGCGTTTCTGTCTTTAGGCATGGATTTTGAGGTGTTAGGCGGCGATTTCGCAATTCCCACGACCGGTCGAGATACCGCTTTCGCGATCGAAAAAATGATCGAGATGAACGTGGATCTTCTGAGTTTTGTCGGAGGGGACGGTACAGCCAGAGACGTAGCGTCCGTAATTGGAGATCGAATACCGGTCGTAGGGATTCCCGGCGGGGTTAAGTTGCACTCCGCGGTTTTCGCGAAGACTCCGCTGAAAGCGGGGGAAATACTCGAGAGATATATCAGGGGGAGGATAGACGACTTTCGTCTTGCCGAGGTGATGGACATAGATGAAAAAGCGTTCAGAGATGGGAGACTGTCCGCCAGCCTTTACGGATATATGAGAGTCCCGGTATCACCGGAGGGCATGCAGTCTAAGAAGTCGGGAAGACACAGAGAGTCGTCGTCCTTCCGATTGAAGGAACTAGCCTGTTACGTCGCTTCTTCCATGGATGAAGACGTCATATATCTACTTGGGTCGGGGTCCACCGTTAAGGGGCTTTCAGACTATCTCGGTATCGACGGAACCTTGCTCGGCGTCGATGCCGTCATAGGAGGAAGGATGATCGGCAAGGATATGACCGAGGAAGAGATAAGGAAAGCGATCGAAGCTACCTCCCTCAGGGTAGCCATGATTCTCTCTCCAATAGGAGGTCAGGGATTTCTGTTGGGAAGAGGAAACCAACAGCTTAGTCCCGATATCGTTCGTTCCGTAGGAAAGGAGGGGATATCGGTTATAGCAACCCCTGAAAAAATGGAGGCACTTTTCGGAAAACCTCTGCTGGTAGATACGGGGGACCGAGAGCTGGACGAAGATCTGAAGGGATTTGTGTCGGTTATAGTCGGAGACAGCAGAGAGCTTATATGGCCTTTGGAATGA
- a CDS encoding Na+/H+ antiporter NhaC family protein codes for MESVGYGLWAVLPPLVAIILCFRTKMVLPSLFAGLFTGAVIVSHGNVLAGIGYSLETIVDNMVDPWNARLLLFTFFMGVGISFIWRLGGSFALADQAKKRIKTRRSVCLGTWLLGMGTSINDCLVAAVDGNVFRDICKEYRVSSEKFSYVLDSTAAPAAALFISDWVAYQIGMIQQGLDIAGITTIKPVEAYVKTIPFNLYSIFTLFFVGVLMYTGKDYGPMLKAEMRAISTGKFNRDGAVPMLDVGSELGEPIKTNPMIITFVLPLVAAFVVILAGLYWTGRSGTSLMGVLENSDASIALLWGAFAMAATGVALALTTRIMDFKDAMDTFVDGFKLMVLTASILVMAWSLGAITKEMGLAQFIIEKIGMELPFVVLPVIIFLLSILIAFATGTSWGTMAIMTPLAIPLAYNITGDPSTSSAIAGVVLSGAIFGDHCSPISDTTVMSSIFSGADHIDHVATQLPYAITVAVVVLSMYILYGAFRISPAVLIPIGMVLLLLLQKLLHVGYLRGLRMSES; via the coding sequence ATGGAATCTGTCGGATACGGATTATGGGCGGTATTGCCGCCTTTGGTCGCCATAATACTGTGTTTCAGGACCAAGATGGTCCTTCCGTCGCTTTTTGCCGGGCTTTTTACCGGAGCGGTTATAGTATCGCACGGTAATGTCCTCGCAGGTATCGGATACTCTCTTGAGACGATCGTCGATAACATGGTGGATCCATGGAACGCGAGATTGCTGCTTTTTACTTTTTTCATGGGAGTAGGGATATCCTTCATATGGAGGCTGGGAGGCAGCTTTGCATTGGCGGATCAGGCCAAGAAGAGGATAAAGACCAGAAGATCGGTCTGTCTCGGTACCTGGCTTTTGGGAATGGGCACATCCATCAACGATTGTCTGGTCGCCGCCGTCGATGGCAACGTCTTCAGGGATATCTGCAAGGAGTACAGGGTCTCTTCCGAGAAATTTTCATACGTTCTAGATTCCACAGCCGCTCCGGCCGCCGCTCTCTTCATATCCGATTGGGTTGCCTACCAGATAGGGATGATTCAACAGGGATTGGATATCGCCGGAATAACTACCATAAAACCTGTGGAGGCTTACGTTAAGACCATTCCGTTCAACCTCTATTCCATATTTACGTTGTTTTTCGTTGGAGTTCTTATGTATACGGGCAAGGACTATGGACCGATGTTAAAGGCGGAGATGAGGGCTATCTCTACGGGTAAGTTCAACCGGGATGGAGCCGTACCGATGTTGGACGTAGGGTCTGAGCTGGGAGAACCTATAAAGACCAACCCGATGATTATAACATTCGTACTGCCCCTTGTAGCGGCTTTCGTGGTTATTCTAGCGGGGCTTTACTGGACCGGAAGGAGCGGAACCTCTCTTATGGGGGTTTTGGAGAATTCGGATGCGTCGATAGCCTTGCTTTGGGGAGCCTTTGCTATGGCGGCGACGGGGGTAGCACTGGCTCTTACGACGAGAATAATGGACTTCAAGGACGCTATGGATACCTTCGTAGATGGTTTTAAACTGATGGTCTTGACCGCCTCCATATTGGTGATGGCATGGTCCCTTGGTGCGATAACGAAGGAGATGGGGTTGGCTCAATTCATAATAGAAAAAATCGGAATGGAGTTACCCTTCGTGGTGCTTCCAGTGATTATCTTCTTGCTCTCTATATTAATAGCTTTTGCCACCGGGACATCTTGGGGAACCATGGCCATCATGACTCCCTTGGCTATTCCCCTCGCTTACAACATAACGGGGGATCCCTCGACATCGTCCGCCATTGCCGGTGTGGTTCTGTCCGGTGCTATATTCGGAGATCACTGTTCACCGATATCCGATACAACCGTGATGTCTTCTATCTTTTCCGGAGCCGATCATATAGATCATGTAGCCACCCAGTTACCCTACGCCATTACCGTAGCTGTGGTGGTGTTGTCCATGTACATCTTATACGGGGCTTTCAGGATCTCTCCTGCGGTTTTAATACCTATAGGCATGGTCTTGCTATTGTTGCTGCAGAAACTCCTTCACGTGGGGTACTTGAGAGGTTTGAGAATGAGTGAATCTTAG
- a CDS encoding class II fructose-bisphosphate aldolase: protein MVSNESSFLDRRPLNVRARWGSEDVALVSGRDVFGAMKYKGAIALAANARHPLTVKGILKAAKKLDAAVVIEIAKSETNYCGSNFDTLPEAAVRYSSEIGHGAVFALHVDHYGIKGYDDVIKAVSDLGRIVRNGWTSVAIDASHLPDWENLCATRDVAMHVPPYFGLEVEVGEIKGAGELSTVEEALYFVGGLNSWSIFPDLLAISNGSLHGTYDASKGQAEGIDLKRTKEIAEAIAPYGVSIAQHGISGTAIDKCAEFSKYGINKGNVATLFQNVLFGIKMDQETGNAVIEGDSYVKEPDRGIPMDLWNDLVSWCDDQGYSRKDGNYKKANLPFWERIESLPSERLDMIVEETQWWAERFIKAFNAEGTAEIVKERMSSRENWNPFPDTKVQASRGDFGADKAPNAAKKDGEDYSD from the coding sequence ATGGTATCTAACGAGAGTTCTTTTCTCGACAGACGTCCTCTAAACGTCAGAGCTAGATGGGGTTCCGAGGACGTGGCATTGGTCAGCGGACGGGATGTTTTCGGAGCTATGAAATACAAAGGAGCAATTGCCTTGGCTGCGAACGCCAGACATCCCCTTACCGTAAAAGGTATTCTGAAAGCGGCAAAAAAACTTGACGCCGCGGTTGTGATAGAGATAGCGAAATCGGAGACCAACTATTGTGGAAGTAATTTCGATACTCTGCCGGAGGCTGCCGTTCGATATTCGTCCGAAATCGGTCACGGAGCTGTCTTTGCCCTTCACGTGGATCACTACGGTATAAAGGGTTACGACGACGTGATCAAGGCGGTCTCCGATTTAGGTAGGATAGTCAGAAATGGTTGGACCTCCGTCGCCATAGACGCCTCCCATCTTCCCGATTGGGAGAACCTTTGTGCTACCAGAGATGTCGCTATGCACGTGCCCCCTTATTTCGGTCTGGAGGTAGAGGTGGGCGAGATAAAAGGAGCCGGGGAACTTTCAACGGTCGAGGAGGCTCTGTACTTCGTAGGCGGATTGAATTCCTGGAGTATCTTTCCTGATCTTTTGGCCATCTCGAACGGGAGTTTGCACGGTACCTACGATGCCTCGAAGGGGCAGGCGGAGGGGATTGATCTCAAGAGGACGAAGGAAATCGCCGAAGCCATTGCTCCCTACGGTGTATCCATAGCTCAACACGGCATATCCGGTACCGCCATAGACAAGTGTGCTGAATTCTCAAAATACGGCATAAACAAGGGCAACGTGGCGACCTTATTCCAAAATGTGCTGTTCGGAATCAAGATGGACCAGGAGACCGGTAATGCCGTAATAGAAGGGGATAGCTACGTAAAAGAGCCGGATCGAGGGATACCGATGGATCTATGGAATGATCTGGTCTCTTGGTGTGACGATCAGGGCTATAGCCGTAAGGACGGTAACTATAAAAAAGCCAATCTTCCTTTCTGGGAGCGAATAGAGTCTCTTCCTTCGGAGCGTCTCGACATGATAGTCGAGGAGACCCAGTGGTGGGCCGAGAGGTTCATAAAGGCCTTCAACGCGGAGGGAACCGCCGAAATAGTCAAGGAAAGGATGTCTTCCAGGGAAAACTGGAATCCGTTCCCCGACACTAAAGTCCAAGCCTCTCGAGGGGATTTTGGTGCGGACAAAGCTCCCAACGCAGCTAAGAAAGACGGCGAGGATTACTCCGACTAG
- a CDS encoding LptA/OstA family protein, with protein MSLSKTVLAVLLLSLFSVFSFSSTGLAKVKLTADNMTFDTATGLLVGVGNVTLIREELKVFSDRCEGSYRENTARMWQNVRAEGTWSGENLSFHCQELSASFSKPEKISMVGSVDGRFGSRSLRCYDVEMIGNRFIATKVTRFKDDDEGLSLSCDRVKGAIGEGMLLEFEAEGSVEMEIKHAKDGTVTRISGGKALYSKDRGSIVMSGGAVAVQRGRKITAKNVVFYPATSKIEAKGNPKITFDVE; from the coding sequence ATGAGTCTATCCAAAACGGTTCTGGCGGTGCTGTTGCTTTCTTTATTTTCGGTATTTTCGTTTTCCTCCACTGGTCTTGCCAAGGTGAAGCTTACAGCCGACAACATGACTTTTGACACAGCTACGGGGCTTTTGGTCGGAGTGGGAAATGTCACGTTGATAAGGGAGGAACTCAAGGTTTTCTCCGACCGTTGCGAGGGCAGCTACAGGGAAAATACCGCCAGGATGTGGCAGAACGTTAGGGCCGAGGGAACCTGGAGTGGCGAGAATCTTTCGTTTCACTGCCAGGAACTTAGCGCGTCCTTCTCCAAACCGGAGAAAATATCCATGGTTGGCTCCGTCGACGGTCGTTTCGGAAGCCGTTCTTTGAGATGTTACGACGTTGAGATGATCGGAAATCGTTTTATAGCGACTAAGGTCACTCGTTTTAAGGACGACGACGAAGGCCTTTCCCTGTCCTGCGATAGGGTAAAAGGGGCGATCGGCGAAGGTATGCTTCTAGAGTTCGAGGCCGAGGGATCCGTTGAGATGGAGATAAAACACGCAAAAGACGGGACTGTGACGAGAATCTCCGGTGGTAAAGCGCTATACTCCAAGGATAGAGGATCGATCGTTATGAGCGGAGGAGCGGTGGCGGTACAGAGGGGTAGAAAGATAACCGCCAAAAACGTGGTCTTTTATCCGGCTACAAGCAAGATAGAGGCGAAGGGCAACCCCAAGATAACCTTCGACGTGGAATGA
- the lptB gene encoding LPS export ABC transporter ATP-binding protein codes for MTSRNGVTLSAEGLTKSYRKRTVVSGVDLKIPMGKITGLLGPNGAGKTTSFYMIVGLIRPDRGRVLLGDREITGLPVYRRARIGIGYLPQESSVFRSLTVRENLDLVLEERHVAKAERREIADRLIEDLGLQRLVDVSGYALSGGERRRLEIARCLAIMPDFIFLDEPFSGIDPIAVYDIQQIILGLREKGYGIMITDHNVRDTLAITDKTYLIHRGEIVIEGNPDEVARSEVARKFYLGERFTW; via the coding sequence ATGACATCCCGAAATGGAGTTACTCTTTCTGCAGAGGGGTTGACGAAGAGTTACAGAAAACGGACTGTAGTTTCAGGGGTCGACCTGAAGATTCCTATGGGAAAGATCACCGGACTCTTGGGGCCTAACGGAGCTGGTAAAACCACCAGTTTTTACATGATAGTAGGGTTGATAAGACCCGACAGAGGTCGCGTCCTACTGGGAGACAGGGAGATAACCGGCCTTCCTGTCTATAGGAGAGCCCGTATCGGAATAGGCTATCTGCCTCAGGAGAGCTCGGTATTTCGAAGTCTGACTGTTAGAGAAAATTTAGACCTTGTGTTGGAGGAGAGACACGTCGCTAAAGCGGAGAGACGGGAGATCGCAGATCGTCTGATAGAAGATTTGGGGCTTCAGAGACTGGTGGACGTGTCGGGATACGCCTTGAGCGGTGGAGAGCGACGACGGCTCGAGATAGCTCGCTGCCTGGCTATAATGCCGGATTTTATCTTCTTGGACGAACCCTTCAGCGGGATAGATCCGATAGCGGTCTACGATATACAGCAGATAATTCTGGGGCTCAGGGAAAAAGGATACGGAATAATGATAACCGATCATAACGTCAGGGATACCCTGGCCATAACCGATAAGACCTATCTAATCCACAGAGGAGAGATAGTCATAGAGGGCAACCCTGATGAGGTAGCCAGGAGCGAGGTGGCCAGGAAGTTCTATCTCGGAGAGAGGTTTACCTGGTGA